From a single Actinomycetota bacterium genomic region:
- a CDS encoding cell wall-binding repeat-containing protein yields the protein MTAGATTTGVDASLDSAGSISGRIYDRWTDDPAYAYVYLYDAMDGLGELHEVAWKDTPDGDYAFEGLPEWSDYVVAVDPPGPLGMRYYDDTDDPGSATPFGVLAGEDVTGIDIPLDITPDSTAPGTHDDALALYYNAASIEVTASDDLSGVEQIEYRLDAEATATVAATSTVVATSAEGSHTLRYRAKDRAGNYSDLVVRDFDVVYDTTPPELDYAGWEAYQSAPHTTIEMFAVDDISGVARLSWRMDGAATKTVDADYYGEVIGGHGAHTLRFWAEDIAGNVSDDILLEFFLDEVVPTATDDAEDYYTTSPAQFTVTGDDGVDGSGIEHVRYRIDGAATQTVDASLADIEVTGEGDHEVEYWVVDMAGNESDHGTASFVIDLTDPTISHDGWASAWYPRAAAITVEADDAGSLLRTLRWQVDGGPAETLNGPASHLEDIVVAGLGAHTLHIWAEDMAGNTSEDTFDFEVFEPDAGRVADSTRYSTAVAIAREGFDPGGEKQWPGVVNVVIASGDDRAAADPLAASGLCWAYDAPLFLVKSTSVPSEVATAIREIARARSENIAMYVVGGPVSVPDARVNDIVKAVGSAEFVTTTPSKMRILSSGGRYDLAKAIALCMRDVAAADPEKTMPSVALFANGADPAKFFDALALSPIAAHTGAPILLVQQNSVPSATSSAVGALGPATRIVGGGSATVSETVRKKLGAQRWAGDTRYSTATAIADKAIAKGWLGARTVGVAAKLPDALTGGSMVGASGGVLVLTDGKALTPITGSWLAAHRKTIDDCYVFGGTMSVDPKVLTAIKAKIAP from the coding sequence GTGACGGCGGGAGCGACCACCACAGGTGTCGATGCGTCGCTCGACAGCGCGGGCTCGATCAGCGGCCGAATCTACGATCGTTGGACGGACGATCCTGCATACGCCTACGTGTATCTGTACGATGCGATGGACGGGCTCGGCGAACTCCACGAGGTCGCGTGGAAGGATACCCCCGATGGCGACTACGCGTTCGAAGGACTACCCGAGTGGTCTGACTACGTCGTAGCTGTCGATCCACCCGGCCCTCTCGGCATGCGTTACTACGACGACACCGACGACCCGGGCTCCGCGACCCCCTTCGGCGTGTTGGCCGGTGAGGATGTCACCGGCATCGACATACCGCTCGACATCACGCCGGATTCGACGGCACCCGGAACGCATGACGACGCGCTGGCGCTCTACTACAATGCGGCTTCGATCGAGGTCACCGCGAGCGACGACCTTTCGGGAGTCGAGCAGATCGAGTACCGGCTCGACGCCGAGGCGACCGCAACGGTGGCGGCGACATCGACAGTGGTAGCGACTTCCGCCGAAGGCTCGCACACGCTGCGGTACCGTGCCAAAGACCGCGCGGGCAACTACTCCGATCTCGTCGTGCGCGACTTCGACGTTGTCTACGACACAACCCCGCCGGAGCTGGACTACGCGGGCTGGGAGGCGTACCAGAGCGCGCCTCACACGACGATCGAGATGTTCGCGGTTGACGACATCTCCGGCGTCGCGCGTCTCTCTTGGAGGATGGACGGTGCCGCGACCAAGACCGTCGACGCGGACTACTACGGCGAAGTCATCGGTGGGCATGGCGCACATACGCTCAGATTCTGGGCCGAAGACATCGCGGGCAACGTGTCCGACGACATCTTGCTGGAGTTCTTCCTCGACGAGGTTGTTCCGACCGCGACCGATGACGCCGAGGACTACTACACAACCAGTCCCGCGCAGTTCACGGTGACGGGTGATGATGGGGTCGACGGCTCGGGCATTGAACACGTTCGGTATCGCATCGACGGCGCTGCGACTCAGACGGTGGATGCGTCCTTGGCGGATATCGAGGTCACGGGCGAGGGCGACCACGAGGTGGAGTACTGGGTAGTGGACATGGCGGGCAACGAGTCGGACCACGGGACAGCATCGTTCGTCATCGACCTCACCGACCCGACGATCTCGCACGATGGCTGGGCCTCGGCGTGGTATCCACGGGCGGCGGCGATCACCGTCGAGGCGGACGACGCCGGATCGCTGCTGCGGACGCTCAGGTGGCAGGTGGACGGCGGACCTGCGGAGACGCTCAACGGGCCGGCGAGTCACCTGGAGGACATTGTGGTCGCCGGGCTCGGTGCCCACACGCTACACATATGGGCCGAGGACATGGCCGGCAATACCTCCGAGGATACCTTCGACTTCGAGGTCTTCGAGCCGGACGCGGGCCGCGTGGCCGACAGCACCCGCTACTCGACGGCCGTCGCCATAGCCCGCGAGGGGTTCGATCCTGGTGGCGAGAAGCAGTGGCCGGGCGTCGTGAACGTGGTCATCGCGAGCGGGGACGACCGGGCCGCAGCCGATCCGCTCGCGGCGAGCGGACTCTGCTGGGCGTATGACGCGCCGCTGTTCCTCGTGAAGTCCACGAGTGTTCCCTCAGAGGTTGCCACCGCGATCAGGGAGATCGCCCGGGCGCGATCTGAGAACATCGCGATGTACGTCGTCGGAGGACCGGTCTCGGTACCTGACGCGCGAGTGAACGACATCGTGAAGGCGGTCGGGTCGGCGGAGTTCGTCACGACGACACCTTCGAAGATGCGCATCCTTTCGAGCGGAGGACGCTACGACCTCGCCAAGGCGATCGCGCTTTGCATGCGTGATGTGGCAGCTGCCGACCCGGAGAAGACGATGCCGTCCGTGGCGCTGTTCGCCAACGGAGCCGACCCCGCGAAGTTCTTCGATGCGCTCGCGCTTTCGCCGATCGCGGCGCACACGGGAGCCCCGATCCTGCTCGTCCAGCAGAACAGCGTCCCGTCGGCGACCTCCTCGGCGGTTGGTGCGCTGGGGCCTGCGACGAGGATCGTCGGAGGTGGGTCGGCGACGGTCTCCGAGACCGTGCGCAAGAAGCTCGGAGCACAACGGTGGGCGGGCGATACGCGCTACTCCACCGCGACTGCCATCGCTGACAAGGCCATCGCGAAGGGTTGGCTCGGCGCGCGCACCGTTGGCGTAGCCGCCAAGCTGCCCGATGCGCTCACGGGAGGGTCGATGGTTGGGGCTTCAGGCGGCGTGCTCGTACTCACTGACGGGAAGGCACTGACCCCGATCACGGGGTCCTGGCTCGCCGCGCACAGGAAGACGATCGATGACTGCTATGTGTTCGGCGGCACGATGTCGGTCGATCCGAAGGTGCTGACGGCCATCAAGGCGAAGATCGCGCCATAG
- a CDS encoding ATP-binding cassette domain-containing protein, whose amino-acid sequence MSAPLLEIRDATVLRDGRSILRIDELELRDGEHTAILGPNGAGKSTLIKLITRDVLPVWTPDSAVLMQGRDRWDLFEARKVFGVVSDDLQETYDLAVTVRDTVLSGFFGSIGLYRRDELSSAMIQRAEETIAFLGIERIAHRTMDTLSTGEARRALIGRALVHQPRALVLDEPCDGLDPSARHHFIETLRDIAQAGTTLVIVTHHIADIIPEVSRVLMLRDGLIARDGGKRELLTHEALSELFDIPAHIESRDGFYQLW is encoded by the coding sequence GTGAGTGCGCCGTTGCTCGAGATTCGTGATGCGACCGTTCTGCGAGACGGCCGCTCGATCCTGCGCATCGACGAGCTCGAGCTGCGCGACGGAGAGCACACCGCCATCCTTGGCCCGAACGGAGCGGGCAAGTCGACGCTCATCAAGCTGATCACCCGCGACGTGCTGCCGGTGTGGACCCCGGACTCGGCAGTGCTCATGCAAGGCCGCGACCGATGGGACCTGTTCGAGGCACGCAAGGTCTTCGGCGTCGTATCCGACGACCTGCAGGAGACCTACGACCTTGCCGTCACCGTGCGCGACACCGTACTCTCGGGCTTCTTCGGCTCGATCGGGCTCTACCGCCGGGACGAACTCTCCTCGGCCATGATCCAGCGTGCCGAGGAGACCATCGCCTTCCTTGGCATCGAGCGGATCGCTCATCGCACGATGGACACGCTCTCGACGGGAGAGGCCCGGCGTGCGCTCATCGGCCGGGCGCTGGTGCACCAGCCACGCGCTCTCGTGCTCGACGAGCCGTGCGACGGACTCGATCCGAGCGCGCGGCACCACTTCATCGAGACGCTCCGCGACATCGCGCAAGCAGGGACGACGCTCGTGATCGTCACCCACCACATCGCGGATATCATCCCCGAGGTATCGCGCGTGCTCATGCTTCGCGACGGCCTCATCGCACGCGACGGCGGCAAACGTGAGCTTCTCACGCACGAGGCGCTCTCAGAGCTGTTCGACATCCCCGCACACATCGAGTCGCGCGACGGTTTCTACCAGCTCTGGTAG
- a CDS encoding LysE family transporter, translating to MNAADLTAAARLGLAAFVVGLSGAMSPGPYLTVTIARTLRHGRLSAALMLVGHALLEGVLIIGFAFGLQHFLARPSVATALAVIGGGVLVWMGAGLARGAINGSIAADLESSEETSSLGPIARGIVVSLSTPYWTLWWATIGVKLAADGLAIGPVGVLAFFLGHELADVAWYGFVIGAVSKGRSLLTPRVYRIIIGSLAAFLLYLGAAFLLNGLGVTGSPL from the coding sequence GTGAACGCTGCAGACCTCACAGCCGCGGCTAGGCTCGGGCTCGCGGCCTTCGTCGTCGGTCTGTCGGGCGCGATGTCGCCCGGCCCCTACCTCACGGTCACGATCGCCCGCACACTCCGCCACGGGCGCCTCTCGGCCGCACTCATGCTCGTCGGTCACGCGCTGCTCGAAGGCGTGCTCATCATCGGCTTCGCGTTCGGACTGCAGCACTTCCTCGCACGCCCGTCGGTCGCGACCGCGCTCGCCGTCATCGGCGGCGGTGTGCTCGTGTGGATGGGCGCTGGACTGGCGCGAGGCGCGATCAACGGCTCGATCGCCGCAGACCTCGAGTCGTCCGAGGAGACCTCCTCGCTCGGGCCGATCGCGCGCGGCATCGTCGTGTCGCTCTCCACCCCCTACTGGACGCTGTGGTGGGCCACCATCGGCGTCAAGCTCGCCGCCGACGGTCTCGCGATCGGGCCCGTCGGCGTGCTGGCGTTCTTCCTCGGCCACGAACTTGCCGATGTGGCCTGGTATGGCTTCGTCATCGGCGCGGTATCGAAGGGACGGAGCCTGCTCACGCCGCGCGTCTACCGCATCATCATCGGCTCGCTTGCCGCATTCCTGCTCTATCTCGGTGCTGCGTTCCTGCTCAACGGCCTCGGCGTCACGGGGAGCCCGCTGTGA
- a CDS encoding glycosyltransferase, with translation MRIGFFADMYKPHLSGVTNHMALYKQRFEELGHEVFVLTYGNRDYVDTEPGVVRSPAMAWGKTGWQAGYGLAKEASELIPTLDIAHAHHPFLSGRVALAQCRPHGVPVVFTNHTRYDIYSDAYAWFIPRPLRMAYLRGFLHRFASQVDTVIAPSPGIRQWLCEFGVTCDALLMPNAIDTRPFAAPANPATRSDVSLPADSIVFCYLGRLGPEKNLPMLVDAFIDAAGRDERIALMLIGDGPSRGQATERLWAHGLRDRVHFTGMMPYSQVPDLLATADVFATASVSEVHPLVVLEAMAAGLPALGVRSPGVGDTVHDGATGFLTAEDPREFADRMVELAGDAALRERMGTAARDDALRYDIRDAADTLLGLYEHLIERKRTS, from the coding sequence TTGCGCATCGGCTTCTTCGCCGACATGTACAAGCCGCATCTGTCCGGCGTGACGAACCATATGGCGCTGTACAAGCAGCGCTTCGAGGAGCTCGGACATGAGGTCTTCGTGCTGACCTACGGCAACCGCGACTACGTAGACACGGAGCCGGGCGTGGTCCGCTCGCCCGCGATGGCATGGGGCAAGACCGGCTGGCAGGCCGGGTACGGTCTTGCCAAGGAGGCCAGCGAGCTCATCCCCACGCTCGACATCGCGCACGCACACCACCCGTTCCTCTCCGGACGCGTGGCGCTCGCACAGTGTCGTCCCCACGGCGTCCCGGTCGTCTTCACGAACCACACGCGCTACGACATCTACTCGGATGCGTACGCCTGGTTCATCCCGCGCCCGCTGCGCATGGCCTACCTGCGCGGCTTCCTGCACCGGTTCGCCTCGCAGGTCGACACCGTGATCGCGCCGTCGCCTGGCATCCGTCAGTGGCTCTGCGAGTTCGGGGTGACGTGCGACGCGCTGCTCATGCCCAACGCCATCGACACCCGACCCTTCGCCGCACCCGCGAACCCCGCGACCCGTAGCGACGTCTCGCTCCCCGCCGACTCGATCGTGTTCTGCTACCTCGGTCGCCTCGGGCCGGAAAAGAACCTGCCGATGCTCGTGGACGCCTTCATCGACGCCGCCGGTCGCGACGAACGCATCGCACTCATGCTCATCGGCGACGGCCCCAGTCGCGGGCAAGCGACCGAGCGCCTCTGGGCACACGGGTTGCGGGACCGGGTGCACTTCACCGGGATGATGCCCTACTCCCAGGTCCCCGACCTTCTTGCGACCGCGGACGTGTTCGCGACCGCGTCGGTCTCTGAGGTCCACCCGCTCGTCGTGCTTGAAGCGATGGCCGCGGGCCTGCCAGCCCTCGGCGTGCGCTCCCCCGGTGTCGGTGACACCGTCCACGACGGCGCCACCGGCTTCCTCACCGCCGAGGACCCGCGCGAGTTCGCCGACCGCATGGTCGAGCTGGCCGGAGACGCGGCACTGCGCGAGCGCATGGGCACCGCCGCGCGGGACGACGCCCTACGCTACGACATCCGGGACGCAGCCGATACGCTCCTTGGCCTGTACGAGCACCTGATCGAGCGGAAGCGCACGTCGTGA
- a CDS encoding GuaB3 family IMP dehydrogenase-related protein, with protein sequence MEIEIGRGKTARRAYGFDDIAIVPSRRTRDPRDVDISWSFAFKDREYNFSAPLLASAMDGVVDSAFAVTMGKLGGLAVLNLEGIQTRYEDPGPHLDAIASFSRDEATSRMQQIYTEQVKPELITKRVREIKDGGVLAAASLTPQNVERFIGPAIEGGLDILIIQGTVVSAEHVSSYDKPLDLNAFVRDVDLPTIIGGCCSYQGALHLMRAGAVGVLVGVGPGHACTSRRVLGIGVPQCTAVADAAAARMRHLDETGVYSHVIADGGMRTGGDLAKAIACGADAIMVGSPLASASEAPGRGFHWGMATFHPELPRGTRVQAGVKGSLEQILLGPAHENDGTRNLLGGLRTSMATCGYENLKAFQKAEVMVAPSLQTEGKILQQSQGVGMGR encoded by the coding sequence ATGGAGATCGAGATCGGACGGGGCAAGACCGCGCGTCGCGCGTACGGATTCGATGACATCGCAATTGTTCCGAGCCGCCGCACACGCGACCCTCGAGACGTGGATATCAGTTGGTCGTTCGCGTTCAAAGACCGGGAGTACAACTTCTCGGCGCCCCTTCTCGCCTCGGCCATGGACGGCGTGGTCGATTCGGCGTTCGCCGTCACCATGGGCAAGCTCGGTGGGCTCGCGGTCCTCAATCTTGAGGGCATCCAGACTCGCTACGAGGACCCCGGCCCGCATCTCGACGCCATCGCATCGTTCTCCCGTGACGAAGCGACCTCGCGCATGCAGCAGATCTACACCGAACAGGTGAAGCCCGAACTCATCACGAAGCGTGTTCGCGAGATCAAGGACGGCGGAGTGCTCGCCGCCGCGTCGCTGACCCCGCAGAACGTCGAGCGCTTCATCGGCCCCGCAATCGAGGGCGGGCTCGACATCCTCATCATCCAGGGAACCGTCGTCTCCGCTGAGCACGTCAGCAGCTACGACAAGCCACTCGACCTCAACGCATTCGTGCGTGACGTCGATCTCCCCACGATCATCGGTGGCTGCTGCAGCTACCAGGGCGCACTGCACCTGATGCGCGCAGGGGCCGTCGGCGTTCTCGTGGGCGTCGGCCCCGGTCACGCATGCACTTCGCGGCGCGTGCTCGGCATCGGAGTGCCGCAGTGCACCGCCGTAGCGGACGCCGCAGCCGCCCGCATGCGCCATCTCGACGAGACCGGCGTGTACTCGCATGTCATCGCTGACGGCGGCATGCGCACGGGTGGCGACCTCGCCAAGGCGATCGCCTGCGGTGCCGACGCCATCATGGTAGGCTCCCCGCTCGCCTCGGCGAGCGAAGCACCCGGCCGCGGCTTCCACTGGGGTATGGCGACCTTCCACCCCGAACTGCCGCGCGGCACGCGTGTCCAGGCTGGCGTCAAAGGCTCGCTCGAGCAGATCCTCCTTGGCCCGGCGCATGAGAACGACGGCACACGGAACCTCCTTGGCGGGCTGCGCACGTCGATGGCGACGTGTGGTTACGAGAACCTCAAGGCCTTCCAGAAGGCCGAGGTCATGGTTGCACCCTCGCTGCAGACGGAGGGCAAGATCCTCCAGCAGTCGCAGGGTGTGGGCATGGGCCGGTAG
- the guaA gene encoding glutamine-hydrolyzing GMP synthase, whose translation MSGYHEQQQAVFVLDFGAQYAQLIARRVREARVYSEIVPFDISAEEISRRAPAALILSGGPASVYAEEAPHMDPAVLGLGIPVLGFCYGIQEIALHLGGEIPKTDIGEYGFAELEVIGDGGELLAELPAKSQCWMSHRDSVGTAPEGFTVTARTATTAVAAMEDAERKLFATQFHPEVAHTDFGQQIIRTFLHDIAGIPALWTMVNIIDETVDRVREQVGTDRVICGLSGGVDSSVVAALLHRAIGDQLTCVFVDHGMLRLDEAEQVVRTFRDQFHIDLVHVDAEDRYLSLLAGVTDPERKRHIIGEEFWQVFFEEATKLEGVRWLAQGTLYPDVIESGNKTAAKIKSHHNLIPFPEGVHFDLIEPLRALFKDEVRAVGAELGLPDEIVHRQPFPGPGLAVRIIGEITHEKLETLRCADAIVREEIGAWDTDRSVWQYFAVLPDIRSVGVMGDERTYGHPIIIRAVSSADAMTADWARLPHDLLARMSNRIINEVEGINRVAYDITSKPPGTIEWE comes from the coding sequence GTGTCGGGCTATCACGAGCAGCAGCAGGCGGTATTCGTCCTCGATTTCGGCGCGCAGTACGCGCAGCTGATCGCGCGACGGGTTCGCGAGGCGCGTGTCTACTCAGAGATAGTCCCGTTCGACATCTCCGCCGAGGAGATATCGCGCCGCGCACCGGCCGCGCTGATCCTCTCCGGCGGCCCGGCGAGCGTGTATGCCGAGGAAGCCCCGCACATGGATCCGGCCGTGCTCGGCCTCGGCATCCCGGTGCTCGGGTTCTGCTACGGGATCCAGGAGATAGCGCTGCACCTCGGCGGCGAGATTCCCAAGACCGACATCGGCGAGTATGGTTTCGCCGAGCTTGAGGTCATCGGTGACGGCGGCGAACTGCTCGCGGAACTCCCGGCGAAGTCGCAGTGCTGGATGAGCCATCGCGACTCGGTGGGCACGGCACCGGAGGGCTTCACCGTCACGGCGAGGACTGCCACGACCGCGGTAGCGGCGATGGAAGACGCGGAGCGCAAGCTGTTCGCTACGCAGTTCCACCCCGAGGTCGCGCACACCGACTTCGGGCAGCAGATCATCCGCACGTTCCTGCACGATATCGCCGGGATTCCGGCGTTGTGGACGATGGTCAACATCATCGACGAGACGGTCGACCGTGTCCGCGAGCAGGTCGGCACCGACCGTGTGATCTGCGGCCTGTCCGGCGGTGTAGATTCCAGCGTGGTGGCCGCTTTGCTGCACCGCGCCATCGGCGACCAGCTGACCTGCGTGTTCGTCGACCACGGTATGCTACGGCTCGACGAGGCCGAGCAGGTCGTTCGCACGTTCCGCGATCAGTTTCATATCGACCTCGTTCACGTCGACGCCGAGGACCGCTACCTTTCGCTGCTGGCTGGCGTGACCGACCCCGAGCGAAAGCGCCACATCATCGGCGAGGAGTTCTGGCAGGTCTTCTTCGAGGAGGCCACCAAGCTCGAAGGTGTGCGCTGGCTCGCCCAGGGCACGCTGTACCCGGATGTCATCGAGTCGGGCAACAAGACCGCAGCCAAGATCAAGAGCCACCACAACCTCATCCCGTTCCCCGAAGGCGTGCACTTCGATCTCATCGAGCCGCTCAGGGCGCTCTTCAAGGACGAGGTTCGCGCGGTAGGCGCCGAGCTCGGCCTGCCCGACGAGATCGTGCACCGGCAGCCGTTCCCGGGACCGGGACTTGCGGTGCGAATCATCGGCGAGATCACGCATGAGAAGCTCGAGACGTTGCGCTGCGCCGATGCGATCGTTCGCGAGGAGATCGGCGCCTGGGACACGGATCGCAGCGTGTGGCAGTACTTCGCCGTGCTGCCCGACATCCGCAGCGTGGGCGTGATGGGCGACGAGCGCACCTACGGGCACCCGATCATCATCCGTGCGGTCTCCTCGGCAGATGCGATGACCGCCGACTGGGCGCGCCTTCCGCATGATCTGCTCGCGCGAATGAGCAACCGCATCATCAACGAGGTCGAGGGCATCAACCGGGTGGCGTACGATATCACGAGCAAGCCGCCCGGCACTATCGAGTGGGAATAG
- a CDS encoding chorismate mutase produces MAEDMEAQGKIEEHRTRIDEIDCQLVKLLNARAAESLAIRALKPQVHWGLYDPKREEEIFANLTRCNEGPLYSENLREIYESILHVMKELRD; encoded by the coding sequence ATGGCCGAGGACATGGAAGCCCAGGGCAAGATCGAAGAGCACCGGACACGCATCGACGAGATCGATTGCCAGCTCGTGAAGCTGCTCAACGCGCGCGCGGCCGAGTCGCTGGCGATACGCGCGCTCAAGCCGCAGGTACATTGGGGTCTGTACGATCCCAAACGCGAGGAGGAGATCTTCGCCAATCTGACCAGGTGCAACGAGGGCCCGCTGTACTCGGAGAACTTGCGCGAGATCTACGAGTCCATTCTTCACGTCATGAAGGAGCTGAGGGACTGA
- the aroF gene encoding 3-deoxy-7-phosphoheptulonate synthase translates to MSAGGAQVTGAVERDGAVTIIAGPCSVESREQMREVAACLSENGIRVMRGGAYKPRTSPFSFQGLEEKGLVLLREAADEYGLQVVTEVTDSAHAEKIAAYSDILQIGTRNMANFSLLKKIGEVTAESGKPVVFKRGMAATIEEWLQASNYITMSGNENVILCERGIRTFETAYRFTLDIAAVPVVKSLSLLPIIVDVSHPAGRADLVPALSRSAIAVGADGIMVEVHPNPREALCDGPQSLDLAGLCSLLEELKPVAEAVGRHIG, encoded by the coding sequence ATGTCTGCGGGGGGCGCGCAGGTCACCGGCGCTGTCGAGCGCGACGGGGCAGTCACCATCATCGCCGGGCCGTGCTCGGTCGAAAGCCGCGAGCAGATGCGCGAGGTCGCGGCGTGCTTGAGCGAGAACGGCATCCGGGTGATGCGAGGCGGCGCCTACAAGCCCAGGACCTCACCCTTCTCGTTCCAGGGTCTCGAGGAGAAGGGTCTCGTGCTCCTGCGCGAGGCCGCCGATGAGTACGGGCTGCAGGTCGTCACAGAGGTCACCGACTCCGCCCACGCCGAGAAGATCGCCGCCTACTCGGACATCCTGCAGATAGGCACGCGCAACATGGCGAACTTCTCGCTTCTCAAGAAGATCGGCGAGGTGACCGCAGAGTCCGGCAAGCCGGTGGTCTTCAAGCGCGGCATGGCGGCGACCATCGAGGAGTGGCTGCAAGCGAGCAACTACATCACCATGAGCGGCAACGAGAACGTCATCCTGTGCGAGCGGGGCATTCGCACGTTCGAGACAGCCTACCGCTTCACACTCGACATCGCGGCCGTGCCGGTGGTCAAGAGCCTCTCGCTTCTTCCGATCATCGTTGACGTGTCGCACCCCGCGGGTCGCGCGGACCTGGTGCCGGCGCTCTCGCGCTCGGCGATTGCTGTCGGAGCTGACGGAATCATGGTCGAGGTGCACCCGAATCCCCGCGAGGCGCTTTGCGACGGTCCTCAGTCACTCGACTTGGCAGGATTATGCAGCCTGCTTGAAGAACTAAAGCCTGTGGCGGAAGCCGTTGGCAGACACATCGGATAG
- a CDS encoding FeoA family protein, translating into MFRSAGRLHRHGRGDPNDRDTVVALRDGERATVIGVRGGGQMEARLVNMGLRPGKTITKLAALPGRGPVTVEVDGCRVALGHGIARKLLVERSNDPG; encoded by the coding sequence ATGTTTCGCAGCGCGGGACGTTTGCACCGGCATGGGAGGGGCGATCCTAATGACCGCGATACGGTCGTCGCTCTCAGAGACGGGGAGAGAGCAACGGTCATTGGCGTTCGCGGCGGCGGGCAGATGGAAGCGCGGCTCGTCAACATGGGACTTCGTCCCGGAAAGACCATCACGAAGCTTGCGGCGCTGCCCGGACGCGGGCCGGTGACCGTGGAGGTCGACGGATGCCGAGTGGCGCTAGGCCATGGGATTGCCCGCAAGCTGCTCGTAGAGCGGTCGAACGACCCCGGCTAG